Proteins from a single region of Candidatus Eisenbacteria bacterium:
- a CDS encoding cytidine deaminase: protein MVGRPPAALPPVELLHQARALLERSIAPHSRFRVAALLEDAAGAVHPGVNVESVSYGLSICAERSALFGALSRGASGFRRMAVVSETMRPVLPCGACRQVLLEHAPGLTLLVERADGSPEELPLADLMPRPFTEFQGRR from the coding sequence GTGGTCGGGCGTCCGCCTGCCGCGCTCCCACCCGTCGAACTCTTGCATCAGGCGAGGGCGCTCCTCGAGCGGAGCATCGCGCCCCACTCTCGATTTCGCGTCGCCGCGCTCCTCGAGGATGCGGCCGGCGCGGTTCACCCCGGGGTGAACGTCGAGAGCGTGAGCTACGGCCTTTCGATTTGCGCGGAGAGGAGCGCGCTCTTCGGCGCCCTTTCCCGGGGCGCCTCGGGATTTCGCAGGATGGCCGTGGTCTCGGAGACCATGCGCCCGGTGCTGCCGTGCGGCGCCTGCAGGCAGGTGCTCCTCGAGCACGCTCCCGGCCTCACGCTCCTGGTCGAGCGCGCCGACGGATCCCCCGAGGAGCTGCCGCTGGCGGACCTGATGCCGCGCCCCTTCACCGAGTTCCAGGGCAGACGCTGA
- a CDS encoding thymidine phosphorylase: MRDLIRAKRDGATLPRGGIGRWIRGVADGSIPDYESAALLMAITIRGMDRGETVALTEAMLHSGRVLEWEGIGRPTVDKHSTGGVGDKVSIALAPWIAACGAAVPMIVGRGLGHTGGTRDKLEAIPGFRTRLSADEFSAQARRIGVVIAGQSEDLAPADGKLYALRDVTATVESRPLIVSSILSKKLAAGASGIVFDVKCGRGAIMETREDAKGLGRELVEVARELGRRARAIVTAMDEPLGLTIGNASETAEAIRVLRGEGPPDVVELCRLLGSAMLVLCGVAREPREGEARMDRALESGGAIQRAEAMIQAQGGDPRVTADPSILPRAPVETPVRADRPGFVGRIDSRALGMLLVAMGGGRTLMEDTIDHAVGIRLLRKAGDRIAAGEVLAIIEARREAPDWAETAKRAYPIDDEPPPRQPLVIADLGS; the protein is encoded by the coding sequence GTGAGAGACTTGATTCGCGCCAAGCGCGACGGCGCCACGCTCCCCCGCGGGGGGATCGGGCGCTGGATCCGCGGGGTCGCCGATGGTTCCATTCCCGACTACGAATCCGCGGCCCTCTTGATGGCGATCACGATCCGCGGCATGGATCGCGGCGAGACGGTCGCCCTGACCGAGGCCATGCTCCATTCGGGCCGGGTGCTGGAGTGGGAGGGGATCGGCCGGCCCACCGTCGACAAGCATTCCACCGGAGGGGTCGGGGACAAGGTCTCGATCGCCCTCGCGCCGTGGATCGCGGCCTGTGGAGCCGCCGTCCCCATGATCGTGGGCCGCGGGCTGGGGCACACCGGGGGAACGCGGGACAAGCTCGAGGCGATTCCCGGGTTTCGGACCCGCCTGAGCGCCGATGAGTTCTCCGCCCAGGCGCGGCGGATCGGGGTCGTCATCGCGGGACAGAGCGAGGATCTGGCCCCCGCGGACGGAAAACTCTACGCCCTGCGCGACGTGACGGCGACCGTCGAGAGCCGGCCGCTCATCGTCTCGAGCATCCTGAGCAAGAAGCTCGCGGCGGGCGCCTCGGGGATCGTCTTCGATGTGAAGTGCGGGCGCGGCGCGATCATGGAAACCCGGGAGGACGCGAAAGGCCTCGGGCGGGAGCTCGTGGAGGTCGCCCGCGAGCTGGGCCGCCGGGCGCGCGCGATCGTCACGGCGATGGACGAGCCGCTCGGGCTCACGATCGGGAACGCGAGCGAAACAGCGGAGGCGATTCGGGTCCTTCGAGGAGAGGGTCCTCCCGACGTGGTCGAGCTGTGCAGGCTCTTGGGCTCGGCGATGCTCGTTCTCTGCGGCGTGGCGCGGGAGCCGCGCGAAGGCGAAGCCCGCATGGATCGGGCGCTCGAATCCGGCGGCGCCATTCAGCGCGCCGAGGCCATGATCCAGGCCCAGGGAGGCGATCCGCGGGTCACGGCCGATCCCTCGATCCTGCCGCGGGCGCCCGTGGAAACGCCGGTGCGCGCGGATCGCCCGGGCTTCGTCGGCAGGATCGACTCGCGCGCCCTGGGGATGCTCCTCGTCGCGATGGGCGGGGGGAGGACCCTGATGGAGGACACGATCGACCACGCTGTGGGGATTCGGCTCCTTCGCAAGGCCGGGGACAGGATCGCCGCGGGCGAGGTGCTCGCGATCATCGAGGCCCGCCGGGAGGCTCCCGACTGGGCGGAAACGGCGAAGCGCGCGTACCCGATAGACGATGAGCCGCCTCCCCGGCAGCCTCTCGTGATCGCGGATCTGGGGAGCTGA